From Amphiprion ocellaris isolate individual 3 ecotype Okinawa chromosome 2, ASM2253959v1, whole genome shotgun sequence, a single genomic window includes:
- the LOC111586963 gene encoding guanine nucleotide-binding protein G(I)/G(S)/G(O) subunit gamma-5, whose protein sequence is MSGSSNIVAMKKIVQQLRLEAGLNRVKVSQAAADLQQFCLQNAQQDPLLTGMSSSNNPFRPQKVCSFL, encoded by the exons ATGTCGGGATCATCCAACATCGTGGCGATGAAGAAAATCGTTCAACAGCTGCGCCTTGAGGCCGGACTAAACCGAGTGAAG GTGTCTCAGGCCGCCGCCGACCTGCAGCAGTTCTGCCTCCAGAACGCCCAGCAGGACCCTCTGCTCACCGGCATGTCGTCCAGCAACAACCCGTTCCGACCGCAGAAAGTCTGCTCCTTCCTATAG